From Sporosarcina sp. Marseille-Q4943, the proteins below share one genomic window:
- a CDS encoding YgcG family protein produces MIRRTFRCMIAVCLSVMIMPAMALAADVPPWNFSDYYIQDHAGILSAEQKVELNRLGRQLNAGTGAELAVLTLPTIGAEPVETFAVKALREYGLGKKGEDNGALLVVTTIPYPENSEKGRHFELTVGYGLEGALPDGKVGRIMDEVAVPYLRNEQPDMAIMNAYKSYYNEIAAEYGWNGEVAEVNTLAGQGGGSGIGIPSPIIIFIIIFLLFRFMGGGRGGGGGPGGRRRGRGGMIFFPGGFGGGGGGGFSGGGGSGGGGGAGRSW; encoded by the coding sequence GTGATCCGTAGAACATTCCGTTGCATGATCGCTGTATGTCTTAGCGTTATGATCATGCCGGCGATGGCGTTGGCAGCTGACGTCCCGCCGTGGAATTTCTCGGATTACTATATCCAGGATCATGCAGGCATTCTATCCGCCGAACAGAAAGTGGAGCTGAACCGGTTAGGTAGACAGTTGAATGCCGGGACGGGTGCTGAACTAGCAGTATTGACACTGCCGACCATTGGAGCGGAACCTGTTGAAACATTTGCAGTAAAAGCGTTGCGTGAATATGGGCTTGGTAAAAAAGGAGAAGATAATGGCGCCCTTTTAGTTGTAACTACAATTCCGTATCCGGAAAATAGTGAGAAGGGCCGGCACTTTGAATTGACCGTAGGATACGGACTGGAAGGCGCATTGCCGGACGGAAAAGTCGGCAGAATTATGGATGAAGTCGCAGTGCCATATTTAAGAAATGAACAACCCGATATGGCGATCATGAATGCTTACAAGTCTTATTATAATGAAATCGCTGCAGAATACGGGTGGAATGGTGAAGTTGCCGAAGTGAACACGCTCGCTGGCCAAGGCGGCGGATCAGGCATCGGCATCCCTTCCCCAATTATCATTTTCATTATCATCTTTCTGCTCTTCCGTTTCATGGGCGGTGGCCGCGGCGGCGGTGGCGGTCCTGGAGGAAGACGTAGAGGCAGAGGCGGGATGATCTTCTTCCCTGGTGGCTTTGGCGGCGGTGGAGGAGGAGGCTTCTCCGGTGGCGGCGGTTCCGGTGGCGGAGGCGGCGCAGGTCGAAGTTGGTGA
- a CDS encoding sugar-binding transcriptional regulator translates to MIPKIIEAQRKLVPEMMEILHQRYKVLKFIEVAGPIGRRPLGQMADISERECRNLLETMRTEGLIRVAKEGATITTEGAAVLDSLGPTIDEWTGQGLVARKLGSLLGIQYVKIVPGDCDENPAVKSLMGKEAASEFMGRIGDGKIIAVTGGSTVAAIPQHIHSIEDANHLHFIAARGGVGDDIGLQANVIAASFAEASGGTYSTFYYPESLSEEAHQIFKREPTAIRMMELYEKTDCVLHGIGDAHHMADLRDTPEDECVHLREQGAKGEAFGYYFDAKGNVVHRIRTVGIQTEQLQKVRLIIAVAGGKSKADAIMSYMASAPRQTILVTDEGAAHAMLAKMED, encoded by the coding sequence ATGATCCCGAAAATTATAGAGGCGCAACGAAAGCTTGTGCCAGAAATGATGGAGATATTACATCAGCGGTACAAAGTTTTGAAATTCATCGAAGTCGCTGGTCCGATCGGAAGAAGACCGCTTGGCCAGATGGCGGATATATCAGAACGGGAATGTCGGAACTTGTTGGAAACAATGCGAACGGAAGGGCTTATCCGCGTTGCGAAGGAAGGCGCGACCATTACGACTGAAGGTGCAGCAGTCCTCGACTCACTCGGACCGACGATCGACGAATGGACAGGGCAAGGATTGGTCGCAAGGAAATTGGGCTCCTTATTAGGAATTCAATACGTGAAAATTGTCCCGGGAGATTGTGATGAAAATCCAGCAGTGAAAAGTCTGATGGGAAAAGAAGCTGCCTCAGAATTCATGGGCCGGATAGGGGACGGTAAGATCATTGCCGTCACAGGCGGTAGCACGGTCGCGGCCATTCCGCAGCACATCCATTCCATCGAAGATGCCAATCATTTGCACTTCATTGCAGCTAGGGGTGGGGTCGGAGACGATATCGGACTGCAGGCGAATGTCATTGCCGCCTCATTCGCAGAAGCTAGCGGAGGGACGTATAGCACGTTTTATTACCCCGAATCGCTTAGCGAGGAAGCGCATCAAATCTTCAAGCGTGAGCCGACCGCTATCCGTATGATGGAGCTTTACGAGAAGACGGATTGCGTCCTCCATGGAATTGGAGATGCGCATCATATGGCGGACTTGCGGGATACGCCCGAGGATGAATGTGTTCATCTGCGGGAGCAAGGCGCGAAAGGTGAAGCATTCGGCTATTATTTTGACGCAAAAGGAAACGTCGTCCATCGGATTAGGACAGTCGGCATCCAGACGGAGCAGTTGCAGAAAGTGCGGCTCATCATCGCTGTTGCAGGCGGGAAAAGTAAGGCGGATGCAATCATGTCCTATATGGCTAGTGCCCCGCGCCAAACGATCCTTGTCACGGATGAAGGTGCTGCGCATGCGATGCTTGCGAAAATGGAAGATTAA
- the eno gene encoding phosphopyruvate hydratase, whose amino-acid sequence MPIITHIQAREVLDSRGNPTVEVEVFTESGAFGRAIVPSGASTGEYEAVELRDGDASRYLGKGVLKAVDHVNEIIADEIVDNYSVLDQVVVDNALLELDGTKNKGKLGANAILGVSMAVAHAAADYLDLPLYQYLGGVNAKQLPVPMMNILNGGEHADNNVDIQEFMVMPVGAESFRHGLRMGTEIFHSLRDVLKSKGLNTSVGDEGGFAPNLASNEEALSTIMEAIEKAGYKPGEEVLLAMDVAASEFYDSKANHYRLAGEGITKTSEEMVAWYEELCSKYPIVSIEDGLDENDWAGHKLLTERLGSKVQLVGDDLFVTNTEKLERGIEEGVGNSILIKVNQIGTLTETFDAIEMAKRAGYTAVISHRSGESEDTTIADIAVATNAGQIKTGAPSRTDRVAKYNQLLRIEDQLDETAVYLGTKTFYNLKK is encoded by the coding sequence ATGCCAATCATTACTCATATCCAAGCAAGAGAAGTTCTTGATTCACGCGGTAACCCGACTGTTGAAGTTGAAGTGTTTACAGAAAGCGGAGCGTTCGGCCGCGCCATCGTTCCTTCAGGCGCTTCCACAGGTGAATACGAGGCAGTCGAATTGCGCGACGGAGACGCATCCCGTTATCTTGGAAAAGGTGTTTTAAAAGCGGTTGATCATGTCAATGAAATCATTGCGGATGAAATCGTGGACAATTACTCAGTGTTAGATCAAGTTGTCGTCGACAATGCGCTGCTTGAACTGGATGGCACAAAGAATAAAGGCAAACTTGGCGCAAACGCGATTCTCGGCGTTTCCATGGCAGTTGCACACGCTGCAGCGGATTACTTGGACCTTCCGCTCTACCAATACCTTGGCGGCGTAAACGCGAAGCAACTGCCTGTTCCGATGATGAACATTTTGAACGGTGGAGAACATGCGGATAACAACGTCGATATCCAGGAATTCATGGTCATGCCGGTAGGCGCGGAATCATTCCGTCACGGTCTTCGCATGGGAACTGAAATCTTCCATAGCCTGAGAGACGTCTTGAAATCGAAAGGCCTAAACACTTCTGTTGGGGACGAAGGCGGTTTCGCACCGAACTTAGCATCCAACGAAGAAGCGCTATCGACAATTATGGAAGCAATCGAAAAAGCAGGATACAAACCCGGCGAAGAAGTATTGCTCGCAATGGACGTCGCAGCTTCCGAGTTTTACGACAGCAAAGCTAATCATTACCGTCTAGCGGGAGAAGGGATTACGAAGACGTCCGAAGAAATGGTTGCTTGGTATGAAGAGCTTTGCTCAAAATATCCGATTGTTTCGATCGAAGACGGCCTTGATGAAAACGACTGGGCTGGACACAAACTGTTGACAGAGCGACTTGGCTCGAAAGTCCAATTGGTCGGTGACGATCTATTCGTTACGAACACAGAAAAATTGGAGCGCGGCATTGAAGAGGGTGTCGGCAACTCGATCCTTATCAAAGTGAACCAAATCGGCACATTGACGGAAACATTCGATGCGATCGAAATGGCGAAACGCGCAGGCTACACTGCAGTCATCTCCCACCGTTCCGGTGAATCCGAAGATACGACAATCGCAGACATCGCTGTGGCGACAAATGCGGGCCAAATTAAGACAGGTGCCCCTTCACGCACAGACCGCGTCGCGAAATACAACCAATTGCTTCGCATCGAGGACCAATTGGATGAAACAGCAGTCTACCTTGGAACAAAAACGTTCTATAACCTTAAAAAATAA
- the pgk gene encoding phosphoglycerate kinase: MAKQTIKDIELDGKRVFCRVDFNVPMENGEVADDTRIRAAIPTIEFMADKGAKVILASHLGRPKGEVNEDMRLTAAGERLAELLGKSVKKLDTSFGEEVERAVAEMNAGDIILLENVRFHAGEEKNDPELAKKFAELADVFVNDAFGAAHRAHASTAGIAQYIPAVSGFLLEKELEVLGKALSNPERPFTAIIGGAKVKDKIGVIDNLLDNVDHLLIGGGLSYTFTRAEGYETGNSLVEEDKIELAQSFIQKAKEKNVKLHLPVDAVVADAFSENANVKTVKIDEIPEGWMGLDIGPETAEMYADVIRNSKLIIWNGPMGVFEMEPFAEGTKKVALAMAETEAYTVIGGGDSAAAVEKFDVADKMDHVSTGGGASLEFMEGKELPGVTALNDK; encoded by the coding sequence ATAGCCAAACAAACGATCAAAGATATTGAACTGGACGGAAAGCGTGTATTTTGCCGTGTCGATTTCAATGTACCGATGGAAAACGGTGAAGTTGCGGATGATACGAGAATCCGTGCTGCCATTCCGACGATTGAATTCATGGCGGACAAAGGAGCGAAAGTGATTCTTGCAAGTCATCTCGGGAGGCCGAAAGGTGAAGTGAACGAGGACATGAGACTCACAGCGGCTGGGGAAAGATTAGCGGAGCTCCTCGGGAAAAGCGTGAAGAAGCTTGATACTTCCTTTGGAGAAGAAGTGGAACGAGCGGTTGCCGAAATGAATGCAGGCGACATTATTCTTCTGGAAAACGTCAGATTCCACGCCGGGGAGGAAAAGAATGATCCGGAACTGGCGAAAAAGTTCGCGGAACTTGCAGATGTCTTCGTCAATGATGCATTCGGTGCAGCTCATCGTGCACACGCTTCCACTGCAGGAATTGCCCAATACATACCGGCAGTAAGCGGATTTTTACTTGAAAAGGAATTGGAAGTGCTCGGGAAGGCGTTGTCTAATCCGGAGCGTCCGTTCACAGCCATTATCGGCGGCGCGAAAGTGAAGGATAAGATTGGTGTCATCGACAATCTGTTGGACAATGTGGATCATTTATTGATCGGAGGCGGCCTTTCCTATACGTTCACGAGAGCGGAAGGATATGAAACAGGCAACTCTCTAGTCGAAGAAGATAAAATTGAGCTTGCTCAATCATTCATTCAAAAAGCGAAAGAGAAAAACGTCAAACTCCATTTGCCGGTCGATGCGGTAGTGGCGGATGCGTTTTCTGAAAATGCAAACGTGAAAACGGTTAAAATCGATGAAATCCCGGAAGGCTGGATGGGACTCGATATCGGACCGGAAACGGCTGAAATGTATGCGGATGTCATTCGAAATTCCAAGCTTATCATTTGGAATGGGCCGATGGGTGTTTTCGAAATGGAACCGTTTGCAGAAGGTACGAAGAAAGTAGCACTTGCGATGGCTGAAACGGAAGCATACACAGTTATCGGCGGTGGGGATTCTGCCGCGGCTGTCGAAAAGTTCGACGTTGCTGATAAAATGGATCATGTGTCAACAGGCGGAGGTGCGTCCTTGGAGTTCATGGAAGGAAAAGAATTGCCAGGCGTAACGGCGCTGAATGATAAGTGA
- a CDS encoding LemA family protein encodes MKRILGPIAIIVVILVVLGFMLVPSYNKFVNLEENVDQSYAQVENQLQRRLDLIPNLVSTVKGYASHEKEVIASISDARAKLAGARGPEEQAAADTELSNALGRLLVVVENYPDLKANQNFAQLMDELAGTENRIGVARMDYNNVVADYNRQTKRFPGRLVASIFGFEQKEYFKANAAANEAPKVDFDFGDDSK; translated from the coding sequence ATGAAAAGGATATTAGGGCCAATAGCCATCATTGTTGTCATACTTGTCGTACTTGGCTTCATGCTAGTACCAAGCTATAACAAATTTGTCAACTTGGAAGAGAATGTTGATCAATCTTATGCACAAGTCGAAAATCAGTTACAGCGCAGACTTGATTTGATTCCAAACTTGGTAAGCACAGTCAAAGGATATGCGAGTCACGAGAAGGAAGTGATTGCTTCAATATCCGATGCCCGCGCGAAACTTGCTGGGGCAAGAGGACCGGAAGAACAGGCTGCTGCGGATACGGAGCTTTCGAATGCGCTTGGACGATTGCTCGTCGTTGTGGAGAATTATCCTGATTTGAAAGCGAATCAGAACTTCGCACAATTGATGGATGAACTTGCCGGAACAGAAAACAGGATCGGCGTAGCAAGGATGGATTATAACAATGTCGTCGCCGACTACAATAGGCAGACGAAGCGTTTTCCAGGTAGACTCGTCGCTTCGATATTCGGATTCGAACAGAAGGAATATTTCAAAGCGAATGCAGCTGCAAACGAAGCGCCTAAAGTCGATTTCGATTTCGGAGATGACAGCAAGTGA
- a CDS encoding HPr family phosphocarrier protein has protein sequence MAERTVEVKMKTGLQARQAALFVQEANRFTADVFIKRDERQVNAKSIMGVMSLAIARGAEVTLIAEGVDEDQAIETLTELVEKEN, from the coding sequence ATGGCGGAAAGAACGGTTGAAGTGAAAATGAAGACCGGGTTACAAGCACGACAAGCTGCACTATTCGTGCAAGAAGCAAATAGATTCACGGCAGATGTATTTATAAAGAGGGATGAACGTCAAGTAAACGCGAAAAGCATCATGGGCGTAATGAGCTTGGCAATTGCTAGAGGCGCGGAAGTGACATTGATCGCAGAAGGCGTCGACGAAGATCAAGCAATCGAAACCCTTACAGAACTTGTTGAGAAGGAAAACTAA
- a CDS encoding carboxylesterase, whose amino-acid sequence MRIAQPKPFFFESGKRAVLLLHGFTGTSADVRMLGRFLEKKGYTSLAPHYKGHGVPPEQLIETGPDEWWEDVVAGYNQLKQAGYEEIAVGGLSLGGVFSLKLGVKMPVKGIVTMCSPMSMKTPDKLYEGVLKYASDYKRYEGKTKAEIEEEVSVLRDKTMPSLADLTKLVDDVRGQLPEIEAPLLVIQSRNDEVIDPDSATVIYDNAASEKKQIEWFEKSGHVITLGPEKEQLHEDVFQFLESLDWNV is encoded by the coding sequence TTGAGAATTGCACAACCGAAGCCATTCTTTTTTGAAAGCGGCAAACGGGCTGTATTGCTGCTGCACGGCTTCACCGGAACATCCGCGGACGTCAGGATGCTCGGCCGATTTTTAGAGAAGAAAGGCTATACATCACTCGCGCCGCACTACAAAGGACATGGTGTCCCGCCGGAACAACTGATCGAAACAGGTCCGGACGAATGGTGGGAAGACGTCGTTGCAGGATACAATCAATTAAAACAAGCCGGATACGAAGAAATCGCAGTCGGCGGATTATCTTTAGGCGGCGTATTTTCATTGAAATTAGGGGTTAAAATGCCAGTGAAGGGTATTGTAACTATGTGCTCCCCAATGTCGATGAAAACTCCGGACAAATTGTATGAAGGCGTTTTGAAGTATGCCTCCGACTATAAAAGGTATGAAGGAAAAACGAAAGCTGAAATCGAAGAAGAAGTAAGTGTGCTCCGCGATAAAACGATGCCGTCGCTTGCCGACTTAACGAAGCTTGTCGACGATGTAAGAGGACAGCTTCCGGAAATCGAAGCACCGCTCCTCGTCATCCAATCACGGAATGACGAAGTGATCGATCCGGATTCCGCAACGGTCATTTATGACAATGCAGCGTCCGAAAAGAAGCAAATCGAGTGGTTCGAAAAATCCGGTCATGTCATTACGCTCGGTCCGGAAAAAGAACAGCTTCATGAAGATGTATTTCAATTTCTTGAATCACTTGACTGGAACGTGTGA
- the clpP gene encoding ATP-dependent Clp endopeptidase proteolytic subunit ClpP, producing MNLIPTVIEQTNRGERAYDIYSRLLKDRIIMLGSGIDDNVANSIVAQLLFLEAEDPEKDISIYINSPGGSITAGMAIYDTMQFVKPDIQTICIGMAASMGAFLLTAGTEGKRYALPNAEVMIHQPLGGAQGQATEIEIAAKRILFLREKLNTILSERTGQPIDVIAKDTDRDNFMTAERAKEYGLIDHIITRSDMKELNPKK from the coding sequence ATGAATCTAATACCTACAGTTATTGAGCAAACGAACCGGGGAGAACGTGCTTATGATATCTACTCCCGTTTATTGAAAGACCGGATCATCATGCTAGGAAGCGGAATCGACGACAATGTGGCAAACTCCATTGTTGCCCAATTGCTATTCCTTGAAGCGGAAGATCCAGAGAAAGACATTTCCATCTACATTAATAGTCCAGGTGGAAGCATCACAGCGGGTATGGCGATTTACGATACGATGCAATTCGTCAAGCCGGATATCCAAACGATTTGTATCGGAATGGCCGCTTCAATGGGAGCTTTCCTTTTGACAGCAGGTACAGAAGGAAAACGGTATGCGCTTCCTAACGCAGAAGTGATGATTCACCAACCGCTTGGAGGAGCGCAAGGCCAGGCGACTGAAATTGAAATCGCAGCAAAACGCATTCTCTTCCTACGTGAAAAATTGAACACGATCCTTTCCGAGCGCACAGGCCAGCCTATTGACGTAATCGCGAAAGACACAGACCGTGATAACTTCATGACGGCTGAACGTGCGAAGGAATATGGTTTGATTGACCATATCATCACACGTAGCGACATGAAAGAATTGAACCCGAAAAAATAA
- the gpmI gene encoding 2,3-bisphosphoglycerate-independent phosphoglycerate mutase, with amino-acid sequence MNKAPVALIILDGFGLREERFGNAVAQASTPNFDILWNEYPHSTLTACGEAVGLPEGQMGNSEVGHLNIGAGRIVYQSLTRINKSIKDGDFMTSPALLGAIEHVKQQDSSLHLMGLLSDGGVHSHYEHLFALLRLAKMHGIKKVYIHAFLDGRDVGPQTAPGYIEQTEKVMEGLEVGKIATVSGRFYAMDRDKRWDRVERAYRAIVDGTGATFKNAAQGILSSYEEGIHDEFVEPFIIEEEGKPVATVKDGDAVVFFNFRPDRAIQLSKAFTDPAFDGFHTGPETFENLKFVSFTHYSDEVRADVVFGNENLENTLGEVLSKNGLRQLRIAETEKYPHVTFFMSGGKEDEFEGEKRILIASPKVATYDLKPEMSAVEVTEALLKEIDAETQDAIILNFANPDMVGHSGMLEPTIKAIETVDACLGRIIDALMLKGGTAIVTADHGNSDEVVTMEGKPMTAHTTNPVPVIITKPDIELREGGILSDLAPTMLKLLEVEQPEEMSGTPLF; translated from the coding sequence ATGAATAAAGCGCCGGTCGCATTAATCATCTTGGATGGCTTCGGATTGCGGGAGGAACGGTTCGGCAATGCGGTCGCACAAGCGAGCACACCGAATTTCGATATTCTCTGGAACGAATATCCGCATTCGACGTTAACCGCTTGCGGAGAAGCTGTCGGCCTTCCAGAAGGGCAGATGGGGAATTCGGAAGTCGGCCACTTGAACATCGGTGCAGGCCGGATCGTCTATCAAAGCTTGACCCGTATCAATAAGTCCATTAAGGACGGGGACTTCATGACGAGCCCGGCGTTGCTAGGAGCGATTGAACACGTAAAGCAGCAAGATTCTTCACTCCATCTGATGGGGCTCCTATCAGATGGCGGTGTACATAGCCATTACGAGCATTTATTCGCCCTCCTACGCCTCGCCAAAATGCATGGAATTAAGAAAGTTTATATTCATGCATTCCTTGACGGAAGGGACGTCGGTCCACAGACTGCTCCAGGTTATATCGAGCAGACCGAAAAGGTGATGGAAGGACTTGAAGTCGGTAAAATTGCCACGGTTTCCGGGCGTTTCTACGCAATGGACCGGGATAAAAGATGGGACCGGGTGGAACGCGCATACCGAGCGATTGTCGACGGTACGGGGGCAACATTCAAAAATGCTGCACAAGGCATCCTCTCTTCGTATGAAGAAGGTATCCATGATGAGTTCGTGGAACCGTTCATCATAGAGGAGGAAGGCAAGCCGGTCGCAACAGTGAAAGATGGAGACGCAGTCGTGTTCTTCAATTTCCGTCCTGATCGCGCGATTCAATTGTCGAAAGCATTTACGGATCCCGCGTTCGACGGCTTCCATACCGGACCGGAAACGTTCGAAAACTTGAAGTTCGTATCATTTACGCATTATAGTGATGAAGTTCGGGCAGACGTTGTTTTCGGAAATGAAAACTTGGAGAACACGCTCGGCGAAGTGCTTTCGAAAAACGGACTCCGTCAGCTGCGAATTGCCGAAACAGAGAAATACCCACATGTGACGTTTTTCATGAGTGGCGGCAAGGAAGATGAGTTCGAAGGCGAGAAACGGATTCTGATCGCAAGTCCGAAAGTCGCAACATATGATTTGAAACCTGAAATGAGTGCCGTTGAAGTGACGGAAGCGTTGTTGAAAGAGATTGATGCTGAAACGCAGGACGCCATCATCCTTAATTTTGCAAACCCTGACATGGTCGGACATAGTGGGATGCTTGAACCAACAATCAAAGCGATCGAAACGGTCGATGCATGCCTCGGAAGGATCATTGACGCCCTTATGCTAAAAGGCGGGACGGCAATCGTCACTGCGGACCACGGGAATTCAGACGAAGTCGTGACGATGGAAGGAAAGCCGATGACCGCACATACGACAAACCCTGTCCCGGTCATCATTACAAAACCTGATATCGAGTTGCGGGAAGGCGGTATACTATCGGACCTTGCTCCGACAATGCTAAAATTATTGGAAGTCGAACAGCCGGAAGAAATGTCCGGAACACCATTATTCTAA
- the secG gene encoding preprotein translocase subunit SecG: MHALLMTLLLIVSLALIVVVLLQSGKSAGLSGAISGGAEQLFGKQKARGLDLVLQRVTIVLSILFFILAIAIVKI; encoded by the coding sequence GTGCATGCTTTGTTAATGACGTTGCTATTAATCGTTTCATTGGCGTTGATTGTTGTTGTATTATTGCAATCCGGAAAAAGTGCAGGTCTGTCTGGAGCCATCTCCGGTGGTGCCGAACAACTTTTTGGGAAACAGAAAGCACGAGGATTAGACTTGGTGCTTCAAAGAGTGACAATTGTACTTTCAATTTTATTTTTCATTTTGGCGATCGCCATCGTGAAGATTTAA
- the tpiA gene encoding triose-phosphate isomerase: protein MRKRIIAGNWKMYKTMDEAKNFVTEVKDRLPETDKIDAVICPPSLYLSELVKLTEGTPLRVGAQTMHDVDEGAFTGEVSPKMLADLNVPYVILGHSERRQYFNETDEAVNRKVLAAFSKGLTPIVCVGESLEEREAGKTVETVAVQVQKAFEGVNAEQAKEAIIAYEPIWAIGTGKTATAQDANEVCGEIRAEIGKLYDDETASALRIQYGGSVKPSNIGELLSMEHIDGALVGGASLEPDSFLEMIGVAANE from the coding sequence ATGCGAAAACGAATCATTGCAGGTAACTGGAAAATGTATAAAACGATGGACGAAGCAAAAAACTTTGTAACAGAAGTGAAGGACCGCTTGCCGGAAACGGACAAGATCGACGCGGTCATTTGTCCGCCCTCTCTTTATTTGTCTGAGCTTGTGAAATTGACGGAAGGCACTCCACTCAGAGTCGGAGCTCAAACGATGCATGACGTCGACGAAGGCGCATTCACAGGGGAAGTCAGTCCGAAGATGTTAGCGGACTTGAATGTGCCATACGTCATTCTCGGCCATTCCGAACGTCGTCAATATTTCAATGAAACGGACGAAGCGGTAAATCGTAAAGTGTTGGCAGCGTTCTCGAAAGGACTGACGCCGATTGTCTGTGTCGGAGAAAGCCTAGAGGAGCGGGAAGCAGGGAAGACAGTCGAGACGGTTGCAGTCCAAGTGCAAAAAGCGTTTGAAGGAGTCAACGCAGAGCAGGCAAAAGAAGCGATTATCGCTTACGAGCCGATTTGGGCAATTGGAACAGGCAAAACTGCGACTGCTCAAGATGCGAATGAAGTATGCGGGGAAATCCGTGCTGAAATCGGCAAGCTCTATGATGACGAGACAGCTTCTGCTCTTCGCATCCAGTATGGCGGCAGCGTGAAACCTAGCAATATTGGCGAGTTGCTTTCAATGGAACATATCGATGGCGCACTTGTCGGGGGAGCGAGCCTTGAGCCGGATTCATTCCTAGAAATGATCGGAGTTGCGGCTAATGAATAA
- a CDS encoding glutaredoxin family protein → MHVQFYTKKGCHLCDEAESMMKLVQEDFPLTWSTIYIETDDESHEKYMMMIPVLEKDGEVLLFGSIGYVDLIDLF, encoded by the coding sequence ATGCATGTTCAATTTTACACAAAAAAAGGCTGTCATTTATGTGACGAGGCGGAATCGATGATGAAGCTCGTACAGGAGGATTTTCCGTTGACGTGGTCGACAATCTACATTGAAACGGACGATGAAAGCCATGAGAAATATATGATGATGATTCCTGTCTTAGAGAAGGATGGCGAAGTGCTCTTATTCGGATCCATCGGTTACGTGGATTTAATCGATTTATTCTAA
- the gap gene encoding type I glyceraldehyde-3-phosphate dehydrogenase has translation MTIKMAINGFGRIGRVVFREAQKHDDIEIVAVNDLTDAQMLAHLLKYDSVHGIFDAEVGSEEDHLVVDGKKIKVYAEKDPSQLPWDKLDIDVVIESTGVFRDEKALMKHIEAGAKRVILSAPAKGDMKTLVMGVNEDSYDPANDKVVSNASCTTNCLAPVVKVLQDQFGINKGMMTTVHSYTNDQRILDLPHSDYRRARAAAESMIPTTTGAASAVTKVIPELKGKLDGMAVRVPTPNVSLVDFVAELSTDVTVEDVNAALRKASENELKGILYYNEIPLVSTDYNGNTASSTVDGLSTMVLGDNMVKVIAWYDNETGYSARCIDLALYMNKKGI, from the coding sequence ATGACAATTAAAATGGCGATTAACGGATTTGGACGTATTGGTAGGGTGGTTTTCAGGGAAGCGCAAAAGCATGATGACATCGAAATCGTTGCAGTAAATGATTTAACGGATGCGCAGATGCTTGCTCATCTTCTGAAATACGATTCGGTGCACGGAATTTTTGACGCTGAAGTTGGTTCAGAAGAAGATCATCTCGTTGTCGATGGTAAGAAGATTAAAGTGTACGCTGAAAAAGACCCTTCCCAATTGCCTTGGGACAAATTGGATATCGATGTCGTCATCGAATCAACAGGCGTCTTCAGAGACGAAAAAGCGCTCATGAAACATATCGAAGCGGGTGCGAAAAGAGTGATCTTGTCAGCACCGGCTAAAGGGGATATGAAAACACTCGTCATGGGTGTGAATGAAGATTCGTATGATCCTGCAAATGACAAAGTCGTTTCCAATGCATCTTGTACGACAAACTGTCTTGCGCCTGTCGTCAAAGTGTTACAGGATCAATTCGGTATTAACAAGGGCATGATGACGACCGTCCATTCCTACACGAATGACCAACGGATTTTGGATTTGCCGCATTCCGACTATCGACGTGCCCGTGCAGCAGCTGAGTCGATGATCCCTACAACGACAGGCGCTGCTTCCGCTGTGACGAAAGTAATCCCAGAGTTGAAAGGGAAGTTAGACGGCATGGCAGTACGTGTTCCGACACCGAACGTATCACTCGTCGACTTCGTCGCAGAGCTGTCAACGGACGTGACAGTGGAAGATGTGAATGCCGCTTTGAGAAAGGCTTCTGAAAACGAATTGAAAGGCATTCTCTACTATAATGAAATTCCACTCGTGTCAACGGATTACAACGGAAACACAGCATCTTCGACAGTCGACGGCCTTTCGACAATGGTATTGGGTGACAATATGGTGAAAGTCATCGCTTGGTATGACAATGAAACGGGCTATTCCGCACGCTGTATCGATTTGGCTCTTTACATGAATAAAAAAGGCATCTAA